One window of Clarias gariepinus isolate MV-2021 ecotype Netherlands chromosome 21, CGAR_prim_01v2, whole genome shotgun sequence genomic DNA carries:
- the htra4 gene encoding serine protease HTRA1 isoform X2, with product MRYKFNFIADVVDKIAPAVVHLELFKSLPYTNQEMPVSTGSGFIVSEDGWIVTNAHVLSNKERIKVELNSGVHHEATIKDVDQKLDIALIKIDSEEALPILSLGRSSDLRPGEFVVAVGSPFSLQNTVTTGIISTTQRGSRELGLHNSDMEYIQTDAIINYGNSGGPLVNLDGDVIGINTLKVTAGISFAIPSDRIRQFLADSYERQRKGNAPPKKRYMGVKMLQLTPSLIRNLKERETEFPELSSGVYIYEVIPGTAASSAGLQKHDVIVSINGKSVQSTDDVGHAVQSAETLSVTVWRISETVTFTVVPGELE from the exons ATGCGCTACAAATTCAATTTCATAGCAGACGTAGTGGACAAGATTGCTCCTGCAGTCGTTCATCTAGAACTGTTTAAAAG CCTGCCATATACAAACCAAGAAATGCCAGTTTCCACTGGCTCAGGGTTTATTGTGTCAGAAGATGGCTGGATAGTCACCAACGCCCATGTACTATCCAACAAAGAGAGAATTAAAGTGGAACTGAACAGCGGTGTGCATCACGAGGCTACAATCAAGGATGTGGACCAGAAATTAGACATCGCTTTGATTAAGATTGATTCAGAG GAGGCTTTGCCCATCCTGTCTCTGGGCCGCTCCTCTGACCTGCGCCCTGGGGAGTTCGTGGTGGCCGTGGGCAGCCCTTTCTCTCTGCAGAACACCGTCACGACAGGCATCATCAGCACCACGCAGCGCGGCAGCCGCGAACTCGGCCTCCACAACTCCGACATGGAGTACATCCAGACGGATGCCATCATTAAC tatggcAACTCTGGAGGGCCGCTTGTTAATTTG GATGGAGATGTCATCGGCATAAACACTCTGAAGGTCACAGCAGGAATATCATTTGCAATTCCCTCAGATCGGATACGGCAGTTCCTCGCGGACTCCTATGAGAGACAAAGAAAAG GAAACGCACCGCCCAAAAAACGCTATATGGGAGTGAAGATGTTACAGCTAACACCATC TTTAATCAGAaacctgaaagagagagagactgagttCCCAGAACTCAGTTCAGGCGTGTACATCTATGAGGTGATCCCTGGAACAGCTGCCTCCAG tgCTGGCCTCCAGAAGCATGACGTGATTGTCAGCATTAACGGCAAGTCTGTTCAGAGCACGGACGACGTGGGTCATGCAGTGCAATCAGCCGAAACGCTCTCTGTGACAGTATGGCGTATTAGTGAAACTGTCACGTTCACGGTTGTTCCAGGAGAACTGGAGTGA
- the tm2d2 gene encoding TM2 domain-containing protein 2 → MAHISVNYVLLGGQFFLLVSVLFLQCLEGIHSENSTKTGSSSETTAANILTSTAITTTTTTTTTTTTTTTTAATSTSTTVTALSTQQENVTYNNVTTVDQLNHTEQYEYSPPSPVVLCRYLPEEFIFCKDPVDHDGNLTAFQEMGYGCVKIGNQGQVYKDVNHTQVQCTALEGIECAGPREFLRGNEPCIKYTGHYFITTLLYSFFLGCFGVDRFCLGHTGTAVGKLLTLGGLGIWWFVDLILLITGGLTPSDGSNWCTFY, encoded by the exons ATGGCTCACATTTCtgtaaattatgttttgttAGGGGGACAGTTTTTCTTGCTCGTCTCGGTGTTGTTTCTGCAATGCCTGGAAGGGATTCACTCTGAAAACTCCACTAAAACCGGAAGCAGCAGCGAGACAACAGCAGCCAACATTTTGACATCCACAGcaataacaacaactacaacaacaactacaacaacaaccacTACTACAACAACCGCAGCTACATCTACATCTACTACAGTCACAGCTCTGTCCACACAGCAAGAAAACGTCACATATAATAATGTCACGACAGTAGACCAGTTAAACCACACGGAGCAGTATGAGTACAGCCCTCCATCTCCAGTGGTCCTCTGTCGCTACCT GCCTGAGGAGTTTATATTCTGCAAAGATCCTGTGGATCACGATGGAAACCTCACAGCCTTCCAGGAGATGGGATATGGCTGTGTAAAG ATTGGAAATCAAGGTCAAGTGTACAAAGATGTGAATCACACTCAAGTGCAATGCACAGCACTGGAGGGCATCGAGTGTGCCGGGCCTCGAGAGTTCCTCCGCGGGAATGAACCATGCATCAA ATACACTGGTCACTACTTTATTACCACGCTCCTGTACTCATTCTTCCTGGGCTGCTTCGGCGTGGATCGTTTCTGTCTGGGCCACACGGGCACCGCCGTTGGGAAGCTCCTCACTCTCGGAGGCCTAGGAATCTGGTGGTTTGTGGATCTAATCCTCCTTATAACCGGAGGACTGACGCCCAGCGACGGCAGCAACTGGTGCACATTCTACTGA